A genomic region of Thunnus albacares chromosome 4, fThuAlb1.1, whole genome shotgun sequence contains the following coding sequences:
- the LOC122981057 gene encoding protein transport protein Sec61 subunit alpha-like 1: MGIKFLEVIKPFCAVLPEIQKPERKIQFREKVLWTAITLFIFLVCCQIPLFGIMSSDSADPFYWMRVILASNRGTLMELGISPIVTSGLIMQLLAGAKIIEVGDTPKDRALFNGAQKLFGMIITIGQAIVYVMTGMYGDPSEMGAGICLLIIIQLFVAGLIVLLLDELLQKGYGLGSGISLFIATNICETIVWKAFSPTTVNTGRGTEFEGAIIALFHLLATRTDKVRALREAFYRQNLPNLMNLIATVFVFAVVIYFQGFRVDLPIKSARYRGQYNTYPIKLFYTSNIPIILQSALVSNLYVISQMLSTRFSGNFLVNLLGTWSDTSSGGPARAYPVGGLCYYLSPPESFGSVLDDPVHAVIYIVFMLGSCAFFSKTWIEVSGSSAKDVAKQLKEQQMVMRGHRETSMVHELNRYIPTAAAFGGLCIGGLSVMADFLGAIGSGTGILLAVTIIYQYFEIFVKEQSEVGSMGALLF; the protein is encoded by the exons ATGGGGA TTAAATTTTTGGAGGTCATCAAGCCGTTCTGTGCGGTCCTGCCAGAAATTCAGAAACCAGAGAGAAAG ATTCAGTTTAGGGAAAAAGTACTATGGACTGCCATCACACTGTTCATCTTTCTGGTCTGCTGCCAG ATCCCACTCTTTGGTATCATGTCATCAGATTCAGCAGATCCCTTCTACTGGATGAGAGTAATCCTGGCTTCCAACAGAG GTACTCTGATGGAGCTGGGTATCTCACCCATTGTCACCTCAGGCCTGATCATGCAGTTGCTAGCTGGTGCCAAGATCATTGAGGTGGGAGACACTCCCAAAGACAGAGCTCTCTTCAATGGAGCTCAGAAGT TGTTTGGAATGATCATCACCATTGGACAGGCCATTGTATATGTTATGACTGGCATGTATGGAGACCCCTCAGAGATGGGTGCTGGGATATGCTTGCTCATCATCATCCAG CTTTTTGTTGCAGGTCTGATTGTCTTGCTGCTGGACGAGCTGCTCCAGAAGGGCTATGGTCTGGGCTCTGGTATCTCTCTCTTCATTGCAACCAACATCTGTGAGACTATCGTCTGGAAGGCCTTCAGCCCCACCACCGTCAACACTGGCAGAG GTACTGAGTTTGAGGGAGCTATCATTGCTCTCTTTCATCTGCTGGCCACCCGCACAGACAAGGTGCGCGCCCTGCGAGAAGCCTTCTACAGACAGAACCTTCCCAACCTCATGAACCTCATTGCCACCGTCTTTGTGTTTGCAGTCGTCATATACTTCCAG GGCTTCAGGGTGGATCTGCCCATCAAGTCAGCACGCTACCGTGGTCAATACAACACCTACCCCATCAAACTGTTCTACACCTCCAACATCCCCATCATCCTTCAGTCTGCCCTGGTCTCCAATCTCTACGTCATTTCCCAGATGCTCTCAACACGTTTCAGCGGCAACTTCCTGGTCAACCTCCTGGGAACCTGGTCT GACACCTCAAGCGGTGGACCAGCTCGGGCATACCCAGTGGGTGGTCTCTGCTACTACCTTTCTCCTCCAGAGTCATTTGGTTCTGTCCTGGATGACCCAGTTCACGCCGTTATCTACATCGTCTTCATGCTCGGCTCATGTGCCTTCTTCTCCAAGACCTGGATTGAAGTCTCAGGATCCTCTGCCAAAGAT GTGGCGAAGCAGCTGAAGGAACAGCAGATGGTAATGAGGGGACACAGAGAGACCTCTATGGTGCATGAGCTCAACAG GTACATCCCCACAGCTGCTGCCTTTGGTGGCCTCTGTATAGGAGGGCTGTCTGTCATGGCTGACTTCCTGGGAGCCATTGGTTCGGGTACGGGAATCCTCTTGGCTGTGACCATCATCTACCAGTACTTTGAGATCTTCGTGAAGGAGCAGAGCGAAGTGGGCAGCATGGGAGCACTGCTCTTCTAG